The window ATGGGAGAGAAGTCAGGGACAGAGAGTCAATGTAATACTGATGGTCTCAGTACAGGACGCTTGCAGCATCTTCCAGAGCACCACGTGCCCACTGGTAGTGAGGTACTGAgacactaaggctgcgtccccgctagcactGAGCGGACAGCGCTTGCCGAGTTCACTTTGTGCAAAGTGAATTCTCAAGCGGGCACGCATGCTCTCCCAAGCTGGGCGCTTGGGAACAAAAAAAAGAGTGTTCGAAGCACGCTCAATAGGCCCCCCCATGCAACCCGCCCGTGCACAAAATTCACAGAACacccgcgctcatgcttagagagttggtgacgtcaccactcaagcattagcgcggtcagcgccagcggggccacagcctaattcagtgtttttcaaccagggttcctaggaacccttgggcgTCCCTAAacagttccctgtaattttcaggtcattttaaaattgtaccaaatacagaagaatttacaatgtatctgatctcagacgcgctattagagagggttggggttcctcagaatttcccatagggttctttaaccaaaaaaagaAGGTTGGACATCACTGCACTAATCCAACATCGGCAAAAAAAACCCATATTAAACGCAGACTTCCTGCGATGTTTGTGTGTGCAGAATAAGACTGTAATGCTGCTTCAATCTGCTTTGAGAAACTGAATAAAGATTAAGTGCTATATTTGTATTGCTCGTTGCAGAACTTTTTAGGCACGTCCAGAACTTAACTTGCAGATTAAAGCACAAGGACAGACGTCAGGAATAAAGCCTTGCTGACCCCCATTCTGACACTCACCAGTCCTGATGTGGCCAGGTGACTGATCACCACCCCCACGATGTGCCACGGTCGCTTTTTCTCGCAGGCGTCGAAGAAAACGATCCCCCAGAAGGTGTGGAGGAAAACGATGGCCATGGTCAGGAATGCTGGGAGGAGACGGGGAGAGGAACGTTCATATGAGACGCCGGCTGGGATTCTCCAATACTATGCACAGCACCGAAGGAGTCACAGAATCGGAGCATGGGGTACAACAGTGGCGGATGGAGACCCTCTGGGGCACTTATGCACCTAGACTATGGGGGACTTTACTTGGGGCGGTCCGCCTCTTGCAGCATCATGTGACatcgtgttgtcatggcaacacatcaCCATGTGACGTCGGGTCACAATGACGACGCAACACTGTAGCAGGAGGGAGACTATGGCAGACAGTGACCACCGGGCGGTGCATGGGAAGCGGGGGTGTCGCAGCACCGTCCCACTGCAACCTTAGGGGGAGCCCCATGGCACGTGCCTAGTGGGTAACCGAGCACTGGGGTAGAAGTGATTTTCGTCCACTAGAAACATTCATATGTTTGAATTGATGAATATGGTGTGCAAACGTTTCCCCCTGCGCCCCTttcctgctctctctcctccttaccttgtctccggcgtcaaatgacgcgtcgccggagacaaggtaaaggACGTTACAGAGGCCTCTAAGTGCCACGTGCCGCCGCACCCCCCCTTAGAAAATCTCACGCCACCAGGACCCCCCCCAGCAGTGCAACATCTttataacactttcctgtttgtgttcatttgttgccaatattcccagcagtttgagctgcaaactaacaatagataatgttaccttagtaatataaagatacgttgtagctgctgagttacactgactgaaggattgattgaaactgaaaggcagccatttagtgaaccctgggaagcaggatctttgccgattgatcacgggagaaccaatcgatctaCATTTTAGgtcattagttttcaataaaggtaatctaaggagaaatatatatatatatatatatatatatatatatatatatatatatatatataaaatctcatccacacctggggaaggacaagcacagataacattccaagagacactgtttttaagtattccctttgcttgcttcattcattgtaacatcgccggaagaagagatcagtgtatctcgaaagctcgcacaaataaaagcatttcgttagccacagaacggtatcatctatttattttttgaaaatatatatatatatatatcatacacactGTTTTGttttaagtgccgcttggattacCTACGTTAAGTAGTATAGCAATAGTGGATGGGTAATTTACTTTCTAAAGAGTTGACAGTAGTTACATTAACAGCTAAGTCCATTAGCCCCTCCTAATTAATGTTGATGTACTTCAAGGGGGAGCTGGAATGTGAAAGTTGTAAGATAAGACTGGTACAGAGATGGGAGGACAATTACCTCGAGGCAGGGAGGAGAGGATTATGCTTTAATCTGATGGGTACAGAGAAACTATGCAAGTTACAGACTCATTATTTTAAATAGGAAAAACTAATCAATTTTAGTCATCTATTGAAAAAAGTTGGTACAGATCAGGGGTGTGGTTAGTATGAATGAGTAATGTGACTCAAATTCAGGAGTATTTCATCTTCTACACCAAGGGTGCGCAGGATTttatgtttgggggggggggggggggggcaaggcggGTGCAGAGGCTCTGCGCTCTTCCGaagcatttaagttaaatgccgggggaccgtgcgaggcctctgcatcCTCAACTTACTGGGATTCAGTAGGCTTCTGCACGCGTCGCCACGGCATCATTTCATGTGATGtgcgcatcaaatgatgctgcggtgtcccaggaaagggggtgggggcgagCGCTGAGCtggcacacggggggggggggggggcagcgggtcagaaactttgcgcacccctgttctacacAATTGTCATCCATTCATTCCTGTGTAACAGTGTTTTCTTCCTGCTGTTAACCCTGTGCATTAACAGGGCAATAAAGCTAGATAGTGGGAAAAACTCAGACTGGGTTCTTTTATCACTGAGCCTTGACCGATGCTGCCTTTTGTATTAATCCCTAGTGGCCTGGGCTTGTAAGAACccacctaaggctaaggccctggCGCTACACgcgcgcgcctgccaggctggcggtaCGTGCAGTTCGGTTCCccggtctgtgcagagctgcacggggaaagacggggggtgagcgggaggtagcggccccggccccattgaggggcagttcTTGCAGCAAGtgctgcagcggggacctagccttagcaACTGTATATTGATAATAGGCAAGCACTCCTCTCCGACAATGGGAACCCCCTTACCTGAAGTAATAAAGTAATGGGGAGAATCTCCATGCACCCCCACTATGCCAGGCCCCACGGCGTCTGCCAGGATGTTAATGACAGAGAACACTCCGCTGATGATCCCAAAAGCGAAACCGGACACTGTGAAAATAAAACAGAGTAACAGTGGGCAAACTGATGAGCACCggtaggccgtgcctatagtgccgtcgatggcgacacgatgaGTGACGTTACCCGTCGCCACCGGctaaagttatatttcgccgggcggcggtgcgtgtttccggcaatttgattggttcaagggccgtcacgtgaccagacagcccttgaaaaatcaaattttgccgacTACCAGTTTGCAcgacggcgacgtcgctccgtcgcgcgcactataaacgcacgcggcggcaatgcatttgttttcgtgCGACGtcgtgtcgccagcactataagcatgGCCTAAGACTTATCggccagaggtggccaactcgagtcctcaagagccaccaacaagtcaggttcaggatatacctgcttcagcacagctggctcaatctaACACCCAACCATGACTTGTCACCAGGGGCTAGAACAGTGgaagccaactccaatcctcaagggccaccaacaggccaggtattagggatatccctgcttcagcacaggtggctcaaagtgctgaagcagggatagccttaaaaactGACCTGAACACTAATAGCTTCAGAGCCCTAGGGTGTCGCGCTAGGATAACAGCAGGTTCCCCCTGCATGTGTACTCACCATAGGCCATCTGCTGGATAGAAATAGGGGATCTCCCATCTTCACTGATGGTAGCCAGACCCTCGTCAGCTTTCCTAAGGAACAGGAGAGTGTGTTAATAGCTTGAACAAGTTGGGTTGTCCCATAAATCGATACTAATGGTTGTATTTATACAGTTTTACCCTTATTGACATTACATTTACTAAACACTTTTTGCATCTAAAGTTACGCTCAATGTACAAAAGAAGAGGTAATCTTACACCCAGCCAAAAAATCTAAAGAAATGATTGAGGAATCTGAAATTCCAGCAGAATCAGGAGGCTGATTAATGACAGGAGTAGTGATGTACTGAGCACCGggtaattacccggtacccggcgctttttcagctacccggacccGGCAGTATGGGGTTAGGCGCCGGGTAATGTCACTGTAAATGAAAATACTTCATCACTCACCTGCAGCCGGCGACGGAAGGTGAAGaagaccgcggcgacatctgggagcagcagcagaggtcctggtGGCAGCAACAGAAGTCCGTGTTCAGCCGACGGGAGCAGCAGGAATCCAGCACACAGCTGATACCAGTGTGatccggggaaccatgtgaccggagcaggagcgttcctattggacagccggctcctCCCAGGCTGTCCAAGAGGAACGTTCCTGCACTGTACTTATAGTATTGTATGATTTGGATTTCCAGCAGGACTTCTTTCAACAGAAGTGCACCGGTAAATATGAATGATTTTGTATTATATGGTGTTCAGTAGTAATCTTCCTTCTGCTGCTGCCaccaggacctctgctgctgctcccagatgtcgccgTGGTCTTCCTCACCTGCAGGAAAGTGCCGTCCCGGTAACCGGCCGAGTAAAATGATTCGCACCCGTTACCCGgtattcagaaaatgtaggaacCGGAACACTAGACAGGAGGGTGAAGTGCAAAGAAATTCACTGGATATCCCGCTGGCAACGTCTGGAACAGCACAAAGCCGCCCGTTACTCATTTCAGCGGATGCCCAAATGGTAGCAACAGAGAAACACACAGGTGCCGAACGCAGCAGAAGACGCAGGGGTTAGCGGTATTTATTTTTGCAAGACCAGGAAATAACACATTGAGaggtacctctcgtttttaagtgtGTCCTTGGCACAACCTTACAATGACAACACATGGGTAcacgttatatttacagacatttcatggacagttagggacaatatacagtatgttgtgggCGTATTTAACAGTTATAGAAAAGATTAAAATGCAAAATACTCTATATCTCAACGCAAGTCAGCCTTGCAGAGATCTAGCACAAACTGGCATGCAATGTGTGTtcctggcagcgaaagggttaatttACAGGATACAGCACCCATTTTTGTTACTTCCGTGTCCATGACACCCCTTCCTCTTTTCCTTAGCGCTGAACTTCCTCCTAATGACTAAGGCATGTGACAATCTGCCCAGAGAATGGAATGATGTGATCCAAGCGCAGGCAACATCCTTTATACAAGTATAGCTTCAAACTGGTTTAACTTGTACCCCAATAGGGTCGATCAAAATGAAACCCAACATGCAACGATTAAAACATCTGGGATTGTGAGCGCAGAAACCAGGAGGCGGATTCATCACGGCGGTTTTGTGTACAAAACACCCCTCTGCTGGCAAGATAACAGGGGGGCGGAAAACACTGCTGCCAAATACGCTGCTTCTGCATCTCAGACAAAGATTGTCATATTTTAATGTAGATCTGCAATATGATCattttaacccctccactgccagcAAGGTCTCtttaaggggaaaaaaagtgGGGACtacagaataaaaaatatattgcagAAAAGGGTGTTTATTCCAcacaacataattattttatttaatggtTACTACTGATGTGTTACAACAGGTAAAAGTCTTTGTACGCAATGGGGTCTTACTTGAGTAATCGATAGTAGGCGTATCTGAAGGTCTCTTGTAGCAGAACAGATACTGCAGCACCAAATATTAACAGTCCGTACTGAAGGGTAGAGTCGTTCTTGTTACCGAACTGAATGGACACAAACCAGAtcaaggaggagagcaggacagACACCAACCAGAAGAATGAGCTGTATAAGAGACAGGCCCCAAGTTACTTCCAATGTTCAtctgtgtgcgcgtgcgccagTCTCACACATTTGCGCCCGTCTCACACATCTGCACGCGTGCGCCAGTCTCACACATCTGCACGCGTGCGCCAGTCTCACACATCTGCACGCGTGCGCCAGCCTCACACATCTGCACGCGTGCGCCAGCCTCACACATCTGCGCgcatgtgccagtctcacacatctgcacacgTGCGCCAGTCTCACATCTTACAACATTCTGTTTTACACAactacagtgtgtgggaaacgtTTAGGATGCGGACAGTGCATAGAAATACTTAGAATTACTATATActctagatcaggcctgcacaactccagtcctcgagggccacaaacaggccaggttttcaggatatccctaaatcagcacagctgactcaattagtggctcagtcatactgagccactaattgagccagctgtgctgaagtagggatatcctaaaaacctggcctgtttgcggccctcatggactggagttgtgcaggcctgctctagataGTGACTGATGGTCTGTAGGGATACTCTTCCCACTATACAGTGCTGCACATGATTATATTCTATTGACTGTTGATGTATAAAGTTACTCGGTCCCATTATAAAAGGTTAATATGCTAGAGGTGCAGCAATGCTTGTTATCACTATACAATGTAGTATTATTGTACATAGCACACTATAGATGTAcagatatacacagtatatacagggtgATGTAGACGAAGTGATACTCAGCACCACTACAAAGGTCAGTGTGAATGTATACGTGAGGGTGCAGTGATAGACCTACTATAAAAGGGTCAGAATGGACATATACGTGGGAGAGGAGTACTACTCAATCCCACTAGAATGGTCGGCACGAGTATAtacagagctgctgctgctgctgcggcggTGCAGAGATACTCAGCGTCACTATGGCACTCACCCGGCCACCAGGATGATGActctcagcgggtccccagcGATGGTGATGATGAAGAGGGACAAGGCCGGGCCGAAGGCGACGAACGTGCAGCCAAAGAACACCGCCGCCCCCATCTTACCGGAGGCCCCAGCGTGCCCCGCTTCCGCGTCCTCCCTACGGAAGCCCACACACCATCTCCGCGTACGTCACCACGTGCCGCGTAGCAGGCCGGGAGTTGTAGTCATCTGGTGAGAGCCACGTGGGATTCTTTGTTCTCCGGCAATGacaacagagaggtgtgtgtgtcatttATTAGGAGTGAGTCTCACTCAGAGCTGTTCaccttttcattattattttagtatattattttatttatatacattttagcaGTGCAGTGCAAACTGCTCTGGGCGTGTAGGGGTTAATAAAGCCCCCTTTACAGCCCACAAAGAAAAATGGTACTAAAATGTGCACACAATTATCTGGGATGTGATAATTACACCGGCTGCCCGGACACAATAATattacgcacttaccagaacaccctcctactgtctctgtacgttcttcctaccaacacattagattgtaagctcttcggagtagggactccttttcctaaatgttcattttatgtctgaagcacttcttccctttatgtgttatttgtattatttatatgattgtcatgataattactgctgtgaagcgctatgtacattaatggcgctatataaataaagacatacatacataaataaatgatACTGGCAGGAATTGAACTCACAGTCTGATATGTTAAAGCCTAACACCTTAACCAATCAATATACTCAGTTGATAGTTTTGTATACAGTATTCACAGTAAAATATCAGTGAAGCTACAGcctcatagggttgccaggtgtccagtattgaaccggactgtcctgtatttggacactgtccaataAAAAATCAGAGGGattactggacatgtatgtatataccggtgtagccatgcataataatgactgcatacatcttctctgttagcagtaagtcctggtacacacaggcctgcccacagtagtaatggaggttttccctcacccccaagtgtggtgccctgtgtaaggatgggagtggctgtatgctctgagtccctggatagtgacctcagagatgcgcctgccccctggagtataaagggcacaacactgacagttagtgttgttgttcgaGGGAGAGAGTAACCTGACGATACCGTTATTGAAGGAACcctttttgtgaccctagtgcagtaactagcgggaacacagtgataattccagtgtgtctacgccacgctgtgtccagggacctggcacagtggtgatctccctaggagaaagggaatcccacttcatgattggagggcgtacctggcaaagggacatcacgcagagatgtgcggctagagctggcagctgtatggggcagtctgctacatccctgtattcaataaagatgtccttgagaaaaagaaccccactgtgtgagtgtgagattactcaacagtggatggcaccaagaaggagttcctcaccaggaccatctccctgcggaagcacagatcctgatgaggtggaggcgctgcacatgatgtaagttggactcgcacccactacctcagctacctgtcctgattgacatcccctaataacaccaagcgggagactcaagagtcctgttacttgcaggtgcaccaccacacacgccttgtaatgggggactggttagactacacgggccaatatgagattgggtgggtcaggccagagggagcacccgttacaattggaggcgctgctgagattcctgtcaacaggacaggcttttgctaggcacacagtaGGAATTaaggaaagtgtctgctgccactttgtgcttgagggacggagccaggggtagtcagggaggtgctggagatgcatgccgcaaagacgccttgggatccgttaggggttagtgagtctggagccgggggctattgctgttctagtcgccttgaggtagcgctagcgggggacgcctgaaggggtaaactggtaactgagagcaggaattctggaagggtccgcactaggctagccaaaagtaggtcgacgcccaaagtgctgcatggaagagccagagtactctagtctccattccagatcacttaccaaggagcacagactggaggaacgtgttacggtagacacaggaagggtgagcctagcctgaggtagtgcacacacgagtcagatctacgttaggtacacaaggtggtgcacaaggcatgtttgttgtacagatgtggtagctgccccgcagagcggagctccacgtacagagaatcggtgttcacccaaagaaacagagagagaactgtcagaatggaggatctgtacagaacagaaggtccaggattgcagGGAaggagaaccacaagaatggaggatctgcatagagcagaaggtccaggattgcggtcatgTGAAGAACagactacagaagagacttttgtgagtttgttatggaatggcgtgaaagccgtggctgcgccgtgtttgtcgtgtttttgttctcgggatgatacccctgagaataatgagcaggacagtgtgcttcgatgggaggaacaaaatggactttgttatacaccaattAACAGACAGCCAGACGTTGCCTTCAGTGAaagaaaagacaatgcttaccaagatggcggttcccgcgtccccgggacaccgcgtgggcatgctgcaaaaggtcttgcaactttgcagtctgctagatgttggccaggattggcgccaacgcgaaaactccaccccgatggggagtttggcgcgaaagctggagccgcgccctcatggactatgactcactccgcacctgtgctgggtctgcctacaagtctacgagacatccccctagtttcaaccagggggagtggtttgcggtctcaCCGGATGTCGCCAGAGGAAAAGGGAGGAAGGGTGACTatatcagcccatgcctttcagttgcgaagagccattgatcagtacCGACCTCTGAGCAGAGTACCTCCGCTGATAAAAATGGCTGAAGCTGTTGATAAAGTGGACCAAGGGCCTGTGATTTCCAcgcacccttattcggctccaggaggcttcctggtgatccgGGTGAAGGGtgtagagactgtggcgtgtctgtgcctgcagtgcagactgccgggcggagccgtgggcagcgaagcccgatgccccactgtggactgcagtacatgtggcccatgaccacattcgtacctgTACAATCTACGGGGATGACCGGAAATGTACCGGTGGCGAtagaagaacagccgggagctctctggaacaagagtgccagtcccgcagagtcggagccaacattggtgcttccgatagagaaactcagccatcggagaggtgatcaccgaggagcccatcgccggtctcctactgggatgcctcggccgaactgcaaactggaatcctcggatgaggagtgtgcaaggctggcgagtaagacagtcatcagacgagactgtcataccattggtacgccatggagggatgaaattcctcgtggtatggagacgcggagtcgagtgtcccctgtaccgcgaccacccgatcgccggagtcccactgccgtggtgactagtggatcgtaCGGAGGCCGATCTACCCCGACCCTGCACGGGACTAAGACACCGTGTCTGTCGCAGACCCAGGGAGTGGAAGATccggaggagcgagtccagagccagactggatcgcgtagcagaatggcgttggaggagatccttgtggaggaagagattccgcttgggaatccaccgcaagatggcgtcgcagcacgtgcgtgtgcggaagtggtgccGGAGGACCAGGGAGgtcccgagtgggagatggtgccgcctctgcgATCGAGCAGCGGGAAGCGATCCCCTATTATCCAAGGGAATGGGCGGTTGAACGGAAAGCCCAGGAGTCCCAAGGTTGAAgacaaagatggactttgtggcgatGCTAAGGCAGGTACCGCTGGggagcaggtcgaaaccctgtccGTGCCTACtggtcggtcccgtccccaaaccccgtccacacccaaggttagtcctaaggccctagctaaagcccctgtacccgtccctatcctatttggatctagttccagtttagggttgtccggggagtcacggggtccttttgATGATCGAACTGggagcctggacttgggtacgtcggatgatgggtcggagggaggagggagcatgtcccgacaagtgtcggtgttCAGTGATTGTCCTAGCGGGATGAGTATCACTGTTAGGAATACCTATCATCGCAAGGGAATTAATATCcgatctgagggtacatctggagtgtcttctggtgggcctgatgaggagtccctaGAAGAAAATGTAGAttctagctccgaggaacggaaggagactaggtggtgggcccccttgtacgaggggtatgtctcGTGGTttgaccgcacccgctttattttagagagggagggggtggttgatcactggtgggctgccggggattttgatgatgaatcctaccttagggctctaagggtacgatgggaccgtatacaggcaggcctaattatccctaaggggtccgcagggttagatgatccggtggagacacatgagcccctatcatgggtgttgcccgggacGGCTGGTCGAACCAGTTTAACTAGGGCTTGCAGAGCTGAGCGAGCTATCATTGCCAAGTacaggaagtcccatgggcttgattacccctatgtccctgaacctctaatgacagagatagaggagaatagggagagatggctcaagaCTGATATTCAGTACtatatcattgagagagggggagccataaaagggatacaggccgagcagagggtagctcaactgatgcgggtctggaagatagggcgcagtg is drawn from Ascaphus truei isolate aAscTru1 chromosome 7, aAscTru1.hap1, whole genome shotgun sequence and contains these coding sequences:
- the APH1A gene encoding gamma-secretase subunit APH-1A isoform X2; the encoded protein is MGAAVFFGCTFVAFGPALSLFIITIAGDPLRVIILVAGSFFWLVSVLLSSLIWFVSIQFGNKNDSTLQYGLLIFGAAVSVLLQETFRYAYYRLLKKADEGLATISEDGRSPISIQQMAYVSGFAFGIISGVFSVINILADAVGPGIVGVHGDSPHYFITSAFLTMAIVFLHTFWGIVFFDACEKKRPWHIVGVVISHLATSGLTFLNPWYEASLIPIYAITICMAMWAFLAAGGSYQSLRKCLTCAR
- the APH1A gene encoding gamma-secretase subunit APH-1A isoform X1; translation: MGAAVFFGCTFVAFGPALSLFIITIAGDPLRVIILVAGSFFWLVSVLLSSLIWFVSIQFGNKNDSTLQYGLLIFGAAVSVLLQETFRYAYYRLLKKADEGLATISEDGRSPISIQQMAYVSGFAFGIISGVFSVINILADAVGPGIVGVHGDSPHYFITSAFLTMAIVFLHTFWGIVFFDACEKKRPWHIVGVVISHLATSGLTFLNPWYEASLIPIYAITICMAMWAFLAAGGSYQSLRKCLTCKRPDSNQVMVYSALQVPAED